The Dyella caseinilytica genome has a window encoding:
- a CDS encoding WD40/YVTN/BNR-like repeat-containing protein, translated as MWLFAASLHASEATSASYRFASVHIGGGGFVSGLVFQPTVPGLLYARTDVGGAYRWDQARAQWTPLTDWLSAADDNLFGIDSLAVDPGDANRVYLAAGMYDTASAGNAAILRSEDRGVHFQRSDLPFKLGGNELGRGNGERLAVDPHDGRILFFGSRDAGLWRSNDHGAHWSRVDSFPAAATSLSATAQNNWRRQAIGIVFVVFDPSSGSPGRASTTLYAGVSSRETSLFRSTDGGRTWSAVPSQPLGLRPNHMARASNGVYYLSYGDEPGPDSMHDGAVWKYEPTSNQWSDITPLPHVSGQPSGYGWGAVAVDPNHPDVVMTATFAHYTPKDELFRSIDGGAHWQEIFAHSQFDVSQTAWTREHTPHWIASIAIDPHDSDHVWFVTGYGVWMSVDMRNADHGSDVHWQFQDQGLEETVALDLVSPPQGAHLISAVGDLDGYRHDDLSTAPLQFTAPPRYANSESLDEAGRKPAWIVRSGYLRYPFGTAMRAAYSQDGGTHWKAFASEPEKGATEGAGTIAIAADASAVLWFPNGASTAYLTRDFGQHWFAAEGLSAHAHVLSDRVDPQRFYAYDAAAGEVFVSRDGGMHFHVIGGALDYRTKPRDHLSLRADPDNAGVLYAGSRKQGMLRANDNGLLLAHMGELTDVDSFGFGCPAPEKSMPTLFAAGQRGDVQGLYRSVDGGSHWMRIDDDQHRFGQVTHVTGDPRIFGRVYFAGSGRGILYGDPVGAEQP; from the coding sequence ATGTGGCTCTTTGCTGCAAGCCTTCACGCCAGTGAAGCCACCTCCGCCTCCTATCGCTTCGCCAGCGTGCACATCGGTGGTGGCGGTTTCGTCAGCGGGTTGGTGTTCCAGCCGACCGTACCGGGGCTGCTTTATGCGCGTACTGACGTCGGTGGCGCCTACCGCTGGGATCAGGCACGTGCGCAATGGACGCCGCTGACTGATTGGCTCAGCGCAGCGGACGACAATCTGTTCGGCATCGACAGTCTCGCTGTCGATCCGGGTGACGCGAATCGTGTGTACCTGGCCGCCGGCATGTATGACACGGCGTCTGCCGGTAACGCCGCCATACTCCGCTCGGAGGATCGCGGCGTTCATTTCCAACGCAGCGATCTGCCGTTCAAGCTGGGCGGCAATGAGTTGGGGCGAGGCAACGGAGAGCGCCTTGCGGTTGATCCCCATGATGGCCGCATTCTGTTCTTCGGTTCGCGTGATGCGGGCCTGTGGCGCAGCAATGATCACGGTGCGCACTGGTCACGGGTGGATAGCTTTCCTGCTGCAGCCACCTCGCTTTCGGCGACAGCGCAGAACAATTGGCGCCGTCAGGCAATCGGCATCGTGTTCGTGGTCTTCGATCCTTCCAGCGGCTCGCCGGGCCGGGCATCAACCACACTCTATGCCGGCGTTTCCTCCCGGGAGACCAGCCTGTTCCGTTCTACGGATGGTGGCCGCACCTGGAGTGCAGTGCCCAGCCAGCCGCTCGGTCTACGCCCGAACCATATGGCAAGGGCCAGCAATGGCGTTTATTACCTCAGCTATGGCGACGAACCCGGGCCGGACAGCATGCACGACGGTGCGGTCTGGAAATACGAGCCGACGTCGAATCAGTGGAGCGACATTACGCCGTTGCCGCATGTAAGTGGCCAGCCCAGCGGGTATGGCTGGGGTGCAGTGGCTGTCGATCCGAATCATCCAGACGTTGTGATGACGGCGACGTTCGCGCATTACACGCCGAAAGACGAGTTGTTCCGCAGCATCGATGGCGGTGCGCATTGGCAGGAAATCTTTGCGCACTCGCAGTTCGATGTCAGTCAAACGGCGTGGACACGTGAGCACACGCCGCATTGGATCGCTTCGATCGCCATCGATCCGCATGATTCCGATCATGTGTGGTTCGTCACCGGCTATGGTGTGTGGATGTCGGTGGATATGCGCAACGCCGATCACGGCAGTGATGTGCATTGGCAATTCCAGGATCAAGGTCTTGAAGAAACCGTGGCATTGGATCTGGTCAGTCCACCACAAGGCGCGCATCTGATCAGTGCGGTCGGGGATCTGGATGGCTATCGGCATGATGACCTGAGCACCGCGCCACTTCAGTTTACGGCCCCGCCTCGTTACGCCAATTCAGAAAGTCTGGATGAGGCCGGACGAAAACCTGCGTGGATCGTACGCAGCGGGTATCTTCGCTATCCATTTGGTACAGCCATGCGCGCTGCCTATTCGCAAGATGGCGGCACACATTGGAAGGCTTTTGCCAGCGAACCGGAAAAGGGCGCGACCGAGGGTGCGGGCACCATCGCCATCGCGGCGGATGCTAGTGCCGTATTGTGGTTTCCGAACGGCGCATCCACGGCTTATCTCACGCGTGACTTTGGCCAGCACTGGTTCGCTGCTGAAGGGCTATCGGCACATGCGCATGTCCTGAGTGATCGCGTGGATCCCCAGCGGTTCTATGCCTACGACGCTGCTGCAGGTGAGGTGTTCGTCAGTCGCGACGGCGGCATGCATTTCCACGTCATTGGCGGCGCGCTGGATTACCGAACAAAGCCTCGCGATCACCTGTCGCTGCGTGCCGACCCCGATAACGCCGGGGTGTTGTACGCGGGCAGCCGAAAGCAAGGGATGTTGCGCGCCAACGATAACGGTTTGTTGCTGGCGCATATGGGCGAACTTACTGATGTCGACAGCTTTGGCTTTGGTTGTCCCGCACCGGAGAAGAGCATGCCGACACTGTTTGCCGCAGGGCAACGCGGGGATGTTCAGGGTCTATATCGCTCGGTTGATGGCGGTTCGCATTGGATGCGCATCGATGATGATCAGCACCGATTTGGACAGGTTACCCACGTGACCGGCGACCCACGAATTTTCGGCAGGGTGTATTTCGCCGGAAGCGGGCGAGGCATTCTGTACGGCGATCCCGTCGGGGCGGAGCAACCATGA
- a CDS encoding LysR substrate-binding domain-containing protein, with protein sequence MELRHLRYFVAVAETGSFTVAAERRLHTSQPSLSRQIKDLEDQVGVDLLVRSARGVTLTEAGKVFFNYARMALSQVDAGIDAARRAAQPDKQRFAMGFLTGQEMTWLPEAMRLLRAELPNIDVTVSSDYSPDLAEAVARGKLDVAFLRAEPDYDLVYRPVKQEPLVVLMPSDHPLTSQSRIHPKDLVGEPFIGMGSKATVLRAVIDAYLEKAGVAMTPGQVVDNPAMVMSLVASTRGVTLIPAYVQSLMPWSVVSRPLAGKVPTIGLVIGYSKSNRSPMLKMFLSQVDELITRVSNAGLSD encoded by the coding sequence ATGGAGCTGCGCCATCTACGGTATTTCGTGGCGGTTGCCGAAACCGGAAGCTTTACCGTGGCAGCGGAACGGCGCCTGCACACGTCGCAGCCATCGTTAAGCCGCCAGATCAAGGATCTGGAGGATCAGGTAGGCGTAGATCTGCTTGTTCGCAGTGCGCGCGGTGTCACGCTCACCGAGGCCGGCAAGGTGTTCTTCAATTACGCGCGCATGGCGTTGAGCCAGGTAGATGCCGGTATTGATGCGGCGCGCAGGGCCGCACAGCCGGATAAGCAGCGTTTCGCGATGGGCTTTCTCACCGGGCAGGAAATGACCTGGCTGCCGGAGGCCATGCGCCTGCTTCGCGCGGAATTGCCGAATATCGATGTGACGGTGTCCAGCGACTATTCACCGGATTTGGCCGAGGCTGTGGCGCGCGGAAAACTGGATGTCGCTTTCCTGCGCGCGGAGCCCGATTACGATCTTGTGTATCGTCCAGTCAAACAGGAACCGCTGGTAGTGCTGATGCCCAGTGATCATCCTCTGACCTCACAAAGCAGGATTCATCCGAAGGATCTGGTGGGCGAGCCCTTCATCGGCATGGGCAGCAAGGCCACCGTATTGCGTGCCGTGATCGATGCCTACCTGGAAAAGGCTGGCGTCGCGATGACGCCGGGGCAGGTGGTGGACAATCCCGCGATGGTCATGTCGCTGGTGGCGTCGACACGTGGCGTCACGCTGATTCCCGCTTATGTCCAGAGTCTGATGCCGTGGTCCGTGGTGAGCCGTCCGCTGGCAGGCAAGGTACCCACCATCGGTCTAGTCATTGGGTACAGCAAATCCAACCGTTCTCCGATGCTGAAGATGTTCCTGTCGCAGGTGGATGAGCTGATCACGCGTGTTTCTAATGCTGGCCTGAGCGATTAG
- a CDS encoding glycoside hydrolase family 3 C-terminal domain-containing protein, which translates to MLSRLTLEQKVELLSGVDNFSTHAEPQMGLPAMTMSDGPYGVRGAGPSTAYAAGIGLAASWDPALAERVGEAMGRDARARGIHFLLGPGVNMYRAPQNGRNMEYYGEDPFLAGSMAVGLIDGVQSQGVVATVKHFAANNSEYDRRHLDTHIDERTLHEIYLPAFEMAVKQGHAGAVMSSYNLVNGDYPAENRMLGYDILQKGWGFDGIFMSDWGATSGPGHDWMKAFNAGLDLEMPAPDAFSAEHLLPALRDGTLSQVMLDDKVRRILRTAVRFGFLDRPQKDLSLSLFSLQNDQIALDGALEGLVLLKNEHQLLPLDASRIKTLAVIGPNADPAIASAGGSSHVDTFQAQSILTGITRLVGNKVHVLYSRGLPSAMEVFKQSTFATPDGQQGLLKETFNNDAFEGKPTSALVDQHVDQWKPELWTTPATHRQSIRWSGKFVPQHDGKYLFLTAAASEDTYVLYVDGKPVTAQPHREGQAPLYTTLTLRANQSVSVRLDYKPDVDYSRMGLGVIAIDDLIAPDARKMAAMADAAVVAVGFDPSSESEAYDRTFNLPWGQEALIEAVAAANRNTIVTVTSGGGYATEGWLDHVPALLQNWYPGQEGGTAIAQVLFGEHSPEGKLPISFERQWADNPVHDWYDAKPHPEGTHPSVTYGEGVFLGYRWYTSHPDKPQPLFAFGYGLSYASFQFSHMSAKQLPNEEAEISFDITNTSGREAADVAQVYVSDPSATVPRPERELKAFRKVRLKPGETQHVSLHLDRRAFAYYDVNAHGWKVDPGSFKVYVGDASNHTPLEADLTLTH; encoded by the coding sequence ATGTTGAGCAGGCTGACGCTTGAGCAAAAGGTTGAGCTGCTCAGCGGCGTCGATAATTTCTCCACGCACGCCGAACCGCAGATGGGCTTGCCCGCCATGACGATGTCCGATGGTCCGTATGGCGTCCGCGGTGCGGGTCCATCGACCGCCTACGCCGCGGGCATTGGCCTGGCGGCTTCCTGGGACCCGGCACTGGCCGAGCGAGTGGGCGAGGCGATGGGTCGCGATGCGCGTGCGCGCGGTATTCATTTTCTGCTCGGGCCCGGTGTGAACATGTATCGTGCGCCGCAAAATGGCCGCAATATGGAGTACTACGGTGAGGATCCGTTTCTCGCCGGCAGTATGGCGGTTGGCTTGATCGACGGCGTACAGAGCCAGGGCGTAGTGGCGACGGTCAAGCACTTCGCTGCGAACAATTCCGAATACGATCGCCGCCATCTCGATACGCATATCGACGAGCGCACCTTGCACGAGATCTACCTGCCTGCGTTCGAGATGGCTGTGAAGCAGGGGCATGCTGGTGCCGTAATGAGTAGCTACAACTTGGTCAACGGCGATTATCCGGCCGAGAACCGCATGCTCGGCTATGACATTCTGCAGAAAGGCTGGGGTTTCGACGGCATCTTCATGTCCGACTGGGGCGCCACATCCGGCCCCGGCCACGACTGGATGAAGGCATTCAACGCGGGCCTCGATCTGGAGATGCCTGCGCCTGATGCGTTCAGCGCCGAGCATCTGCTGCCGGCCTTGCGCGATGGAACGCTCTCCCAGGTGATGCTCGATGACAAGGTACGCCGCATTCTGCGCACTGCTGTGCGTTTCGGCTTTTTGGACCGCCCGCAAAAGGATTTATCGCTATCGTTGTTCAGTCTTCAAAACGATCAGATTGCGCTTGACGGTGCATTGGAAGGTCTGGTGTTGCTGAAGAACGAACACCAGTTGCTGCCGTTGGATGCATCTCGTATCAAAACGCTTGCTGTAATCGGTCCCAATGCGGATCCGGCCATTGCCAGCGCCGGTGGTAGTTCGCACGTCGACACTTTCCAGGCACAGAGTATTTTGACCGGTATCACGCGCCTGGTTGGCAACAAGGTGCACGTGCTGTACAGTCGCGGCCTGCCGTCGGCTATGGAGGTATTCAAGCAATCAACCTTTGCCACGCCCGATGGGCAGCAAGGCCTGCTGAAGGAAACCTTCAATAACGATGCTTTCGAAGGAAAGCCCACCAGTGCGCTGGTGGATCAGCATGTCGATCAATGGAAACCGGAGCTGTGGACCACGCCCGCGACACACCGGCAAAGCATTCGCTGGAGCGGCAAATTCGTACCGCAACATGATGGCAAGTATTTGTTCCTGACAGCCGCGGCGAGCGAAGACACGTACGTGCTTTACGTCGACGGCAAACCAGTGACCGCGCAGCCTCATCGTGAGGGACAGGCGCCGCTTTATACGACGCTGACGCTCCGCGCCAACCAGTCTGTATCGGTTCGCCTGGATTACAAGCCCGATGTCGATTACAGCCGCATGGGTCTTGGCGTTATCGCCATTGATGACCTGATCGCACCCGATGCCAGAAAAATGGCGGCGATGGCGGATGCGGCCGTGGTGGCCGTCGGTTTCGATCCAAGTTCGGAGAGCGAAGCCTACGACCGCACCTTTAACTTGCCGTGGGGGCAGGAAGCCTTGATCGAGGCCGTTGCCGCTGCCAATCGCAATACCATCGTGACGGTGACATCGGGCGGAGGCTACGCCACCGAAGGTTGGCTTGATCACGTGCCCGCCTTGTTGCAGAACTGGTATCCGGGCCAGGAAGGCGGTACGGCGATCGCACAGGTACTGTTTGGCGAGCACTCACCCGAAGGCAAGCTGCCTATCAGTTTTGAGCGTCAGTGGGCGGATAACCCAGTGCACGATTGGTACGACGCCAAGCCGCATCCGGAGGGCACCCATCCAAGCGTGACGTATGGTGAAGGCGTGTTCCTCGGCTACCGCTGGTATACCAGCCATCCCGACAAGCCACAGCCGTTGTTTGCATTCGGTTACGGGCTTTCCTATGCCAGTTTCCAGTTCTCGCATATGTCGGCCAAACAGCTACCCAACGAAGAGGCGGAGATCTCGTTCGACATTACCAATACCAGCGGGCGTGAAGCTGCTGATGTGGCACAGGTGTACGTGAGTGATCCTTCCGCCACGGTGCCGCGTCCGGAACGCGAACTCAAGGCATTCCGCAAGGTGCGCTTGAAGCCTGGTGAGACGCAGCATGTCAGCCTGCATCTGGATCGTCGTGCCTTCGCGTATTACGACGTGAACGCGCATGGCTGGAAGGTCGATCCAGGTTCATTCAAGGTGTATGTCGGTGATGCGTCCAACCATACGCCGCTGGAAGCGGATCTGACGTTGACTCACTGA
- a CDS encoding DUF427 domain-containing protein, protein MTQPNSSTNRPVKQPGPDHPITIERNPQRVVVKVAGRILADTRDALVLKEANYPAVHYLPRKDVDMTLLARTDHATYCPYKGDCSYYSIPAGGGRSMNAVWSYEQPYESVAAIKDHLAFYPDRVDAIELLDT, encoded by the coding sequence GTGACTCAGCCAAACTCCTCTACCAACAGACCCGTCAAGCAACCCGGGCCGGACCACCCCATCACCATCGAGCGCAATCCGCAACGCGTCGTAGTGAAAGTTGCCGGACGCATCTTGGCGGACACACGCGATGCGCTGGTGCTGAAAGAAGCAAACTATCCGGCGGTGCATTATCTGCCGCGCAAGGACGTCGACATGACCTTGCTCGCACGCACCGATCACGCAACGTATTGCCCCTACAAAGGCGACTGCAGCTACTACAGCATTCCCGCCGGCGGTGGCCGCTCCATGAACGCTGTGTGGAGCTACGAACAGCCCTATGAATCGGTCGCCGCGATCAAGGATCACCTTGCTTTCTATCCGGACCGCGTTGACGCCATCGAACTGCTCGACACCTGA
- a CDS encoding DUF5597 domain-containing protein, translating into MHVALRRRVICLFALLAALFLAGVSLPASGADAPNNLPHIVTDHGRHALSVDGKPFLLLGAQVNNSSNWPAMLDQVWPAIAEIQANTVMVPMAWEQVEPVEGKFDFSFLDILVNQARQHQVRLVLLWFGTWKNNGPSYTPSWVKLDNRRFPRVQTRDGKLLDSLSPLAPATLEADRTAFVQFMTHLRQIDGTQHTVIMVQVENESGTYGTDRDYSAAANAQFVEQVPADLLKATGKHAGTWTQVFGRDAAEYFHAWSVAHFIGEVAAAGKAVYPLPMYANAALRDPLHPPPPGSYSTGGPTDNVMFIWKVAAPALDLLGPDIYHRDYAYYTTVLDHYSRPDNPLIVAETGNDQAYARYIFAALGKQGLGFAPFGIDYTGYENWPLGAHKTDADSLEPFAMNNRLLRPMGELIAALSYAGKVWGVSEPEHTHQQTLDLGAWRATVSYGMSQFGSGTPAPGNTPPQGGVLIAEIGKDEYLVTGYHARVDFSSVNAQQHFLLDRVEEGTYDSQGQWHFMRLWNGDETDYGLNFTSVPQILHVKLATY; encoded by the coding sequence ATGCATGTCGCATTACGTCGCCGCGTGATCTGTCTGTTCGCTTTGCTTGCTGCGTTATTTTTAGCAGGTGTATCTCTGCCGGCTTCCGGTGCGGACGCACCGAACAACCTGCCGCACATCGTCACCGATCACGGTCGGCATGCCTTGTCGGTGGATGGCAAACCCTTCCTCTTACTGGGGGCACAAGTCAACAACTCCAGCAACTGGCCAGCGATGCTTGATCAGGTCTGGCCAGCCATCGCTGAGATACAAGCCAATACGGTGATGGTGCCGATGGCGTGGGAGCAGGTCGAGCCCGTTGAGGGTAAATTCGATTTCAGCTTTCTCGACATCTTGGTCAACCAAGCGCGCCAGCACCAGGTACGATTGGTGCTGCTATGGTTCGGCACATGGAAGAACAATGGCCCAAGCTATACGCCTTCATGGGTAAAGCTGGATAACCGGCGCTTTCCGCGTGTGCAGACGCGTGACGGCAAGTTGCTCGACTCGCTGTCACCGCTTGCGCCCGCCACGTTGGAGGCCGATCGCACCGCCTTCGTGCAATTCATGACGCATCTGCGCCAGATCGATGGCACGCAGCACACCGTGATCATGGTGCAAGTGGAAAACGAATCCGGCACCTATGGCACGGATCGCGATTATTCCGCAGCCGCCAATGCGCAGTTCGTCGAACAGGTGCCTGCAGACCTACTGAAGGCAACGGGCAAGCATGCGGGTACCTGGACCCAGGTGTTCGGCAGGGATGCCGCTGAATACTTCCATGCCTGGTCGGTGGCCCATTTCATCGGCGAGGTCGCCGCAGCCGGTAAGGCGGTCTATCCCTTGCCGATGTATGCGAATGCGGCCCTGCGCGATCCGTTGCACCCGCCGCCGCCCGGCAGCTACTCCACTGGCGGTCCGACTGATAACGTAATGTTCATCTGGAAAGTGGCCGCGCCTGCACTGGATCTGTTGGGGCCGGACATCTATCACCGTGATTACGCGTACTACACCACGGTGCTCGATCACTATTCACGCCCGGATAACCCGCTGATCGTGGCTGAGACCGGCAACGACCAGGCTTACGCCCGTTACATCTTCGCTGCGCTGGGTAAGCAAGGCTTGGGATTTGCGCCGTTTGGCATCGACTACACCGGTTATGAAAACTGGCCGCTCGGCGCGCACAAGACAGACGCTGACTCGCTCGAACCCTTCGCCATGAACAACCGCTTGCTGCGGCCGATGGGTGAGCTGATTGCGGCGCTCAGCTATGCCGGCAAGGTATGGGGTGTGTCCGAACCTGAGCATACGCATCAACAGACGCTGGATCTGGGTGCTTGGCGGGCGACGGTGTCCTACGGCATGTCGCAGTTCGGCAGCGGTACGCCTGCGCCCGGCAATACGCCTCCGCAAGGCGGAGTGCTAATCGCCGAAATTGGCAAGGATGAGTATCTGGTCACCGGCTACCACGCGCGCGTCGATTTTTCATCGGTCAACGCGCAGCAGCATTTCCTGCTCGACCGGGTGGAAGAGGGTACCTACGACAGTCAGGGGCAGTGGCATTTCATGCGCCTGTGGAACGGCGATGAGACCGATTACGGGCTCAACTTCACCAGCGTGCCGCAGATTCTGCACGTGAAGCTAGCGACTTATTAA
- a CDS encoding TonB-dependent receptor: MSSEVLASRMHGVVRPSVSATISSAKLAAAVAIGLALMYGPVAAAQDTSAASGNGSGTQTTSTSNAAPEKKNAAADKDKKSAKNLAQVNVTGIRASLESAQTLKQNADQIVDSITAVDINALPDRSVTETLQRISGVTIDRFISPNDPDHPSSEGSNVTIRGLTMVGTLLNGGDSFSSNSGRGLSFEDVPAELMAGVDVYKNPNAEIIEGGIGGTVDLRTRMPFDAPGQQVGFSTGVNEGDIAEKSKPSASFLYSNRWKTEDFGEFGALVDVSYSELASQTDGIQLEPFTLRTDSAALAGTDFKQVYVPGGAQWRTLDFNRRRIGISGAFQWRPTNNLEFYSRFMRSIYNMDWLERGAIYADSAYDMTPAPGTTFKYNSQGIFQSGWMNSDANYTNYAGSADGVAMNGDTRYQVQTTVTTDWTNGFKYNLNDHMILSGSLQLVKSTSDETDFTIFDETYLPGLYLNTVGNHGMPSITVNPASFVNNPANYFWSAAMDHFENETGMERAGRLDLEDDFADNKWLQYVKFGIRYTDRDENNNSSPYNWGAITEPWATISSSPSGLASLNSYLTNESSLYSFSNFYRGEVNVPSLYFPNAALAESYPAAYAILKTIEASGGWKPVQLTPGDINDQGEKTKTAYGILYFGNDDALGIPFDGNIGVRLVRTDVSTSGEGVYPNLAAYSGLSDPLQTAYYGQYFPIAANQHYQNALPSFNLRFKLTDDLQWRIAASKAMTRPDFSELQPYLQLGATLNTNNTEVLRWSGTAGNPNLKAMVADQYDTALEWYFAPTGLLYTTAFFKDIGNYIAEETETEVYNNQQWAITRPYNIGNGMIRGAEIGYNQFFDFLPGALKGLGMQANFTYVHSEGGVNTATNPYSGQTVPGFSLPMTGLSPRSFNLAGMYQYGPWQARVAYSYRSRYLLTTSDASTSLPTWSDNYGQLDASIFYKIDSHLQVGLTLNNLTNSTVKTLMGPTSYGNGVVDYHLYPRGWFTTDRRAELVLRGTF, encoded by the coding sequence ATGAGTAGCGAAGTGCTTGCATCCAGGATGCATGGCGTAGTGCGCCCATCGGTATCTGCAACCATCTCCAGCGCGAAGTTGGCTGCTGCGGTGGCGATCGGCTTGGCGTTGATGTACGGCCCTGTGGCTGCCGCCCAGGATACGAGTGCCGCATCCGGTAATGGCAGCGGAACCCAAACAACGAGCACCAGCAATGCGGCCCCGGAAAAGAAGAATGCCGCGGCGGACAAGGACAAGAAGAGCGCCAAGAACCTGGCTCAGGTAAACGTCACCGGCATCCGGGCCAGCCTTGAATCGGCGCAGACGCTGAAGCAGAACGCCGACCAGATTGTCGATTCGATCACCGCCGTCGATATCAACGCGCTGCCAGACCGCAGCGTGACCGAAACCCTGCAGCGCATCAGCGGCGTCACCATCGATCGCTTCATCTCGCCCAATGATCCGGATCACCCGTCTTCAGAGGGCAGCAATGTCACGATCCGCGGCCTGACCATGGTGGGTACTTTGCTGAACGGCGGCGACTCGTTTTCCTCCAATAGCGGACGCGGCCTGAGCTTCGAAGATGTGCCGGCTGAACTGATGGCCGGTGTGGACGTGTATAAGAACCCCAACGCGGAGATCATCGAAGGCGGCATCGGCGGTACCGTCGACTTGCGCACGCGCATGCCGTTCGATGCGCCGGGACAGCAGGTCGGTTTCTCCACCGGCGTCAATGAAGGCGACATCGCGGAGAAGAGCAAGCCATCCGCGTCGTTCCTCTACAGCAATCGCTGGAAGACCGAGGACTTTGGCGAATTCGGCGCCTTGGTCGACGTCTCCTACTCGGAGTTGGCCAGCCAGACCGATGGTATTCAGCTCGAGCCGTTCACCTTGCGCACCGATTCAGCAGCGCTGGCAGGCACCGATTTCAAACAGGTATACGTGCCGGGCGGTGCGCAGTGGCGCACGCTGGATTTCAATCGTCGACGCATCGGCATCTCCGGCGCATTCCAATGGCGGCCGACCAATAATCTGGAGTTCTATTCGCGGTTCATGCGCTCCATTTACAACATGGACTGGCTCGAGCGCGGCGCCATTTACGCCGATAGCGCGTATGACATGACGCCGGCGCCCGGAACTACGTTCAAGTACAACTCTCAGGGCATCTTCCAGAGCGGCTGGATGAACTCGGATGCGAACTATACGAACTACGCAGGTAGCGCCGACGGCGTGGCAATGAATGGGGACACCCGCTACCAGGTGCAGACTACGGTGACCACCGACTGGACCAACGGCTTCAAGTACAACCTCAACGATCACATGATCCTGAGCGGTAGTCTGCAGTTGGTGAAATCCACCAGCGACGAAACGGACTTCACCATTTTCGACGAAACCTATCTGCCAGGCCTGTACCTCAATACCGTCGGCAACCATGGCATGCCCAGCATCACGGTCAATCCCGCGAGCTTCGTCAACAACCCCGCGAACTACTTCTGGTCAGCGGCGATGGACCATTTCGAGAACGAAACCGGCATGGAGCGCGCTGGCCGCCTCGATCTGGAAGACGACTTCGCGGACAACAAGTGGCTGCAGTACGTGAAGTTCGGCATCCGCTATACCGATCGCGACGAAAACAACAACAGCAGCCCCTATAACTGGGGTGCGATCACCGAACCCTGGGCGACCATCAGTTCGTCGCCGAGCGGTTTGGCCAGCCTTAACAGCTACCTGACGAATGAGTCCTCGCTGTATTCGTTCTCAAATTTCTATCGCGGCGAAGTCAACGTACCATCGCTGTACTTCCCCAACGCTGCGTTGGCAGAGAGCTACCCGGCAGCCTACGCGATCTTGAAGACTATCGAAGCGTCCGGCGGTTGGAAGCCGGTTCAGCTCACACCTGGCGACATCAACGACCAGGGCGAGAAGACCAAGACCGCCTATGGCATCCTGTACTTCGGCAATGACGATGCGCTGGGCATTCCGTTCGACGGTAATATCGGCGTGCGCCTGGTGCGTACCGACGTCAGTACGTCCGGTGAAGGCGTATACCCGAACCTGGCGGCCTACTCTGGTCTTTCCGATCCCTTGCAGACAGCGTATTACGGACAATACTTCCCGATCGCTGCCAACCAGCACTATCAGAATGCGCTGCCAAGCTTCAATCTGCGTTTCAAACTGACCGACGATCTGCAATGGCGAATTGCCGCTTCCAAGGCGATGACGCGACCGGATTTCAGCGAGCTGCAACCCTACCTGCAGCTGGGTGCCACGCTCAACACCAACAATACCGAGGTGTTGCGGTGGAGCGGTACGGCCGGCAACCCCAACCTGAAGGCGATGGTCGCCGACCAGTACGATACCGCGCTGGAATGGTACTTCGCACCCACTGGTCTGCTGTACACCACTGCTTTCTTCAAGGACATCGGCAATTACATCGCCGAGGAAACGGAAACCGAGGTCTACAACAATCAGCAGTGGGCGATAACCCGTCCTTACAACATCGGCAACGGCATGATCCGCGGCGCCGAGATCGGCTACAACCAGTTCTTCGATTTCCTGCCGGGCGCGCTGAAAGGCCTGGGCATGCAGGCCAACTTCACCTATGTGCACAGCGAGGGCGGCGTCAACACAGCCACCAACCCGTATAGTGGCCAGACAGTGCCTGGGTTCTCGCTGCCGATGACGGGCTTGTCTCCGCGCAGCTTCAACCTCGCTGGCATGTACCAGTACGGTCCTTGGCAGGCACGTGTCGCATATAGCTACCGTTCGCGCTATCTGCTTACCACCAGCGATGCTTCTACCAGTCTGCCGACCTGGTCGGATAACTACGGCCAGCTCGACGCCTCGATCTTCTACAAGATCGACTCGCACCTGCAGGTTGGTCTGACCTTGAACAACCTCACCAATTCGACCGTGAAAACCCTGATGGGTCCGACCAGCTACGGCAACGGTGTCGTTGACTATCACTTGTATCCACGTGGCTGGTTTACCACCGATCGCCGCGCAGAACTGGTATTGCGAGGCACCTTCTGA